The following coding sequences are from one Lysinibacillus sp. FSL W8-0992 window:
- a CDS encoding solute symporter family protein, with protein MNLVSVGFFLGIVGLTLIVTYIAAKRTSSASDFYTAGGGLKGWQNGFAIAGDYLSAAAFLGVSGAIALTGFDGFFFSVGYVVANLVLLYVIAEPMRNLGRYTLADMLTARFNEKRIRGVAATGTIIIVILYMIAQLVGAGALIKLLFGIEYWVAVLIVGVMMTTYVLFGGMTATSWVQIIKAGLLLFGTGLLATLVLMKFDFSLVKMFDTISADHGDKFLVPGMKYSSSIDSVSMMMALVLGTSGLPHILMRFFTVKDAKTARSSISWTTWITAIFFSLTIFLGFGAMHFVGLDKIIAESKAGNTAAPLLAEFLGGDVLMSFICAVAFATILAVVSGLVLTGASAISHDIYGEIIKNGKLTEKQQVVAARTGSISIAIVSIILALFAQSLNVSFLVSFAFCIGASANLPVILYTIYWKKFNSTGAVTAMVTGLVSCLVLGAMGPNVWSPIEGAALFVGNPLVPLAVPAIITIPLGFIAGYLGTVLSASKVSQAEADRIYKEIRVKANTGVSVSDISH; from the coding sequence ATGAATTTAGTATCAGTAGGTTTCTTTTTAGGAATCGTAGGTTTAACATTAATCGTTACGTATATTGCAGCGAAACGCACTTCTTCTGCAAGCGATTTCTATACAGCAGGCGGTGGTCTGAAAGGATGGCAAAATGGTTTTGCAATTGCCGGTGATTACTTATCAGCAGCAGCATTTCTAGGCGTTTCTGGTGCTATTGCATTAACTGGTTTTGATGGCTTCTTTTTCTCTGTAGGTTATGTCGTTGCAAATTTAGTTCTATTATATGTAATAGCTGAACCAATGCGTAATCTAGGACGCTATACGTTGGCAGATATGTTAACAGCTCGCTTTAATGAAAAGCGTATTCGTGGTGTAGCTGCTACTGGAACAATTATTATCGTTATTCTCTATATGATTGCGCAATTAGTCGGTGCTGGAGCACTTATTAAGTTATTATTTGGCATTGAGTACTGGGTTGCGGTGCTAATCGTAGGAGTTATGATGACAACTTATGTATTGTTTGGTGGTATGACGGCGACTTCTTGGGTACAAATTATTAAAGCTGGACTTTTACTATTTGGGACAGGTCTATTAGCAACACTTGTACTAATGAAATTTGATTTCTCATTAGTAAAGATGTTTGATACTATCTCTGCCGATCATGGCGATAAATTTTTAGTACCAGGTATGAAATACTCTAGCTCAATTGACTCTGTATCGATGATGATGGCACTTGTCTTAGGTACGTCAGGTTTGCCACATATATTAATGCGCTTCTTTACTGTGAAAGATGCGAAAACAGCTCGTTCTTCTATTTCTTGGACAACTTGGATTACCGCTATTTTCTTCTCGTTAACAATTTTCTTAGGCTTTGGTGCAATGCACTTTGTCGGTCTTGATAAAATCATCGCAGAAAGCAAGGCTGGTAATACTGCTGCTCCACTATTAGCTGAATTCCTTGGTGGTGATGTATTAATGTCATTCATCTGCGCTGTCGCTTTTGCGACAATTTTAGCGGTAGTCTCTGGTTTAGTATTAACAGGTGCATCTGCTATTTCTCATGATATATATGGTGAGATCATTAAAAACGGTAAATTAACTGAGAAACAACAAGTTGTAGCTGCTCGTACAGGCTCTATTTCTATTGCCATTGTTTCTATTATTCTTGCATTATTTGCTCAAAGCTTAAATGTTTCATTCTTAGTATCTTTTGCATTCTGTATCGGAGCTTCTGCTAACTTACCAGTTATTTTATACACAATTTACTGGAAAAAGTTCAATTCAACTGGTGCAGTTACTGCAATGGTAACAGGTTTAGTTTCCTGCTTAGTTTTAGGCGCAATGGGTCCGAATGTTTGGAGTCCAATAGAAGGCGCTGCACTCTTTGTTGGAAATCCATTAGTGCCACTGGCAGTTCCTGCGATTATTACGATTCCGTTAGGCTTTATTGCTGGTTACTTAGGTACAGTTCTTTCTGCAAGTAAAGTGTCTCAAGCTGAAGCAGATCGTATTTACAAAGAAATTCGTGTGAAAGCGAATACAGGTGTATCAGTTTCAGATATTTCTCATTAA
- a CDS encoding DUF485 domain-containing protein, with the protein MANITGNKNVQSVDYNAIEAMESFNIFVKKKNTFLFSITAGFLLLYILLPILAFQPVLQQKIIGSITGVWIYSAGLFIMTIVLCTVYVKKAASFDKAAAAVLAEYQAKGGK; encoded by the coding sequence ATGGCTAACATTACTGGGAACAAAAACGTGCAATCAGTTGACTATAATGCAATTGAAGCTATGGAATCGTTCAACATTTTCGTGAAAAAGAAAAATACCTTCCTTTTCTCGATTACAGCAGGGTTTTTATTACTTTATATTCTATTGCCTATCCTTGCATTTCAGCCTGTACTACAACAAAAAATTATTGGCAGTATAACGGGCGTTTGGATCTACTCAGCAGGACTTTTCATCATGACAATTGTTCTTTGTACAGTATATGTAAAAAAAGCTGCTTCATTCGATAAAGCTGCTGCTGCAGTTCTTGCAGAGTATCAAGCGAAAGGTGGAAAATAA
- a CDS encoding solute symporter family protein has protein sequence MSPIAIFFFVAIVGLTLIITWWASKRTSSATDFYTAGGGLTGWQNGLAIAGDYLSAASFLGIAGAVALFGFDGFFFSIGYLVAYLVVLYIVAEPLRNLGKFTLADMITARFNSSKVRGTAALSTITIVLFYMIAQLVGAGALIQLLLGIDYWVAVLIVGVMMTTYVLFGGMTATSWVQIIKACLLMLGTVIISFLVLKEFGFSITNMFSEMTTATESGAAYLNPGLKYTNGIDTISMLIALVLGTAGLPHILMRFFTVKDAKTARSSVIWATWIVGIFYVLTIFLGFGAAAFVGKDKIIAANAAGNMAAPLLAEALGGDILFSFVCAVAFATILAVVAGLVLSGASALSHDIYGQIIKKGKITEKEQVLAARIGSITISIVSILLALGAQTLNVAFLVSLAFCIAGSANLPVIIYTIYWKRFNTTGAVTAMLTGLISALVLVAVSPNIWNPVEGKAIFVGEPLIMLTNPALISVPLGFLGGFIGTLLSKESDDAKYREVDVKANTGISVQDVSH, from the coding sequence ATGAGCCCAATAGCAATATTCTTCTTCGTAGCAATCGTTGGTCTTACATTAATTATTACATGGTGGGCATCTAAACGTACTTCTTCTGCGACTGACTTTTACACTGCAGGTGGCGGTTTAACTGGCTGGCAAAATGGACTAGCAATCGCTGGTGACTACTTATCAGCAGCTTCTTTCCTAGGTATCGCTGGTGCAGTTGCATTATTCGGATTTGATGGATTCTTCTTCTCTATCGGTTATTTAGTAGCTTACTTAGTGGTTCTTTATATTGTAGCTGAGCCATTACGTAACCTTGGTAAATTTACATTAGCTGACATGATTACAGCACGTTTTAACAGTTCAAAAGTTCGTGGTACAGCAGCATTAAGTACAATTACAATTGTTTTATTCTACATGATTGCACAACTAGTTGGTGCAGGCGCACTTATTCAATTACTTCTAGGAATCGACTATTGGGTTGCAGTATTAATCGTAGGTGTTATGATGACGACTTACGTTTTATTCGGTGGTATGACTGCAACTTCTTGGGTACAAATTATTAAAGCTTGTCTATTAATGTTAGGTACAGTCATTATTTCGTTTTTAGTGTTAAAAGAGTTCGGCTTCAGTATTACAAATATGTTCTCAGAAATGACTACTGCTACTGAAAGCGGTGCTGCATACTTAAATCCTGGTCTTAAGTATACAAACGGTATTGATACAATTTCGATGTTAATCGCACTTGTATTAGGTACTGCGGGTCTTCCACATATTTTAATGCGTTTCTTCACTGTAAAAGACGCAAAAACAGCTCGTTCTTCAGTAATTTGGGCTACTTGGATCGTAGGTATTTTCTATGTATTAACGATCTTCTTAGGATTCGGTGCAGCTGCATTCGTTGGTAAAGATAAAATTATTGCTGCTAACGCGGCTGGTAACATGGCTGCTCCACTTCTTGCAGAAGCACTTGGTGGCGACATTCTATTCTCATTCGTTTGTGCGGTAGCATTCGCAACAATCTTAGCGGTAGTAGCAGGTCTTGTACTTTCTGGTGCATCTGCCCTATCACATGATATTTATGGTCAAATCATTAAAAAAGGTAAAATTACAGAAAAAGAGCAAGTACTTGCTGCTCGTATCGGTTCTATTACTATCTCTATAGTATCAATCCTTCTTGCTCTTGGTGCACAAACGCTAAACGTTGCGTTCTTAGTATCACTAGCATTCTGTATTGCAGGTTCTGCAAACTTACCAGTAATTATTTACACAATTTATTGGAAACGCTTTAATACTACTGGTGCAGTGACAGCGATGTTAACAGGTTTAATTTCTGCTTTAGTACTTGTAGCTGTATCACCAAACATTTGGAATCCAGTTGAAGGAAAAGCAATCTTCGTTGGTGAACCGTTAATTATGTTAACGAATCCAGCACTTATCTCTGTTCCACTTGGTTTCCTAGGTGGATTCATCGGAACTTTACTTTCTAAAGAATCTGATGATGCGAAATACCGCGAAGTTGATGTTAAAGCAAACACTGGTATTTCAGTGCAAGACGTATCTCACTAA
- a CDS encoding DUF485 domain-containing protein: MANNQASKSIVIDYDAIAKQESFKALVKKKNAFLWSITVFFLAAYLLLPILTSYTTILHQKAFGEVTWVWIYAAGLFIMTWCLCHLYVAKANSYDKEAKAIIAEYENGGGRL; this comes from the coding sequence ATGGCGAACAATCAAGCAAGCAAAAGCATTGTAATTGATTATGATGCAATTGCAAAACAAGAATCGTTTAAAGCACTTGTAAAAAAGAAGAACGCATTTCTTTGGTCAATCACTGTATTCTTCTTAGCAGCTTACCTGTTGCTTCCGATTCTTACATCTTACACAACAATCCTACACCAAAAAGCTTTTGGGGAAGTTACTTGGGTATGGATTTACGCAGCAGGATTATTCATTATGACTTGGTGCTTATGTCACTTATATGTCGCGAAAGCAAATAGCTATGACAAAGAAGCAAAAGCAATTATCGCTGAATATGAAAACGGAGGTGGCCGCCTATGA
- a CDS encoding SCO family protein: protein MGKKRIMLVGLLVLSTILAACGSYKFEPEMSIDVEDFSFTNQNNEQVSLESLKGQPWLAMFIFTNCNSICPPMTYNMTDVQKSLKDEGVKDYQIVAFSVDPEVDAPDVLKDYLKTYSVIDDSKWQLLTGYKQQYIEQFARKSFNSLVKNDPNSDQVVHMSSFYLVNADGVVVKDYDGATNVPVETIVADMKALTK, encoded by the coding sequence ATGGGAAAGAAAAGGATCATGCTAGTTGGGTTACTAGTATTAAGCACCATATTGGCAGCTTGTGGCAGTTATAAATTTGAACCTGAAATGAGCATTGATGTAGAGGATTTTTCATTTACGAATCAAAACAATGAGCAAGTAAGCCTTGAGAGCTTAAAAGGACAGCCGTGGCTAGCCATGTTCATATTTACAAATTGCAACTCGATTTGTCCACCGATGACATATAATATGACGGATGTGCAGAAGTCATTAAAGGATGAAGGTGTAAAAGATTATCAAATAGTGGCATTTAGTGTAGATCCTGAAGTAGATGCACCAGATGTTTTAAAAGATTATTTAAAAACATATTCAGTAATTGATGATAGCAAATGGCAGCTACTAACTGGCTATAAGCAACAGTATATTGAGCAATTTGCCCGAAAATCATTTAATTCATTAGTAAAGAATGATCCGAATTCTGATCAAGTTGTACATATGTCGAGCTTTTATTTAGTAAATGCTGACGGAGTTGTCGTGAAAGATTATGACGGCGCTACAAATGTACCTGTTGAAACAATCGTAGCAGATATGAAGGCATTAACTAAATAA